One segment of Shewanella piezotolerans WP3 DNA contains the following:
- a CDS encoding protein-disulfide reductase DsbD family protein, translating to MSVTEIKLKTIKYFLLVLSLLSSSVLAQSTDWIENPNHPPVQVRFMLTGELDPVSNTLPAVLEVKLDDDWKTYWRSPGEGGIAPSIKWDTSGNLADVSWDWPAPEAFSLLGLQTFGYKHDVVFPMQVKVKDINQPFELKGLLTLSSCTNICVLTDYDINLDVDLKTITADPGAMFAYNKAKVSVPQRKTSADINLGWDNSKQQLQVILKEGEWQYPQVIIDGEPDVSFKLKHIETTEDEQGSKQLKAVFDGSSWLGEADVIGKSLNITLIEAENAIEYTAVVTAAEIVNHSSPLWTMMLIALLGGLILNVMPCVLPVLGMKLSAVVAAPDLNKTQIRQQFLASALGILVSFWLLAGFILTLKMTGQAIGWGVQFQNPWFIGFMALVTSVFAINMLGAFEINLPSSLQTKLATSGGNDNRGHFLQGMFATLLATPCSAPFLGTAVAFALGADVVSLFVIFTALAVGMALPWLLVAAAPQVANYFPKPGRWMSVVKVIFAGLLLLTSLWLISLLANFISAGILWGVAAILLLLFIVLMARLHGAAAVIASVSMAILISAITAFATSDNWARPLPTDLSWTPLQQSDIQAQVAKGQTVFVDVTADWCITCKANKVGVILQDPVYSRLKQADMELVIGDWTKPSAPITNYLQSHNRYGVPFNVVYGPNAPDGIELPVILTAKQVIDAINQASAQL from the coding sequence ATGTCTGTTACGGAGATAAAATTGAAAACTATTAAATATTTTTTGCTGGTGCTGAGCTTATTATCCAGCTCTGTTTTGGCACAATCAACCGATTGGATTGAAAACCCAAATCACCCGCCAGTTCAAGTTAGATTTATGTTGACGGGTGAACTCGATCCTGTAAGCAATACTTTGCCCGCTGTGCTAGAGGTAAAATTAGATGATGATTGGAAAACCTATTGGCGCAGTCCGGGAGAAGGAGGGATAGCTCCCAGTATCAAATGGGATACTTCAGGTAATCTTGCCGATGTCAGCTGGGATTGGCCTGCACCTGAGGCTTTTTCGTTACTAGGCTTGCAGACCTTTGGTTATAAGCATGATGTAGTCTTCCCCATGCAGGTAAAGGTTAAAGATATTAATCAGCCGTTTGAGCTTAAAGGGCTACTTACTTTATCGAGTTGTACCAATATCTGTGTGCTAACTGATTATGACATCAACCTAGATGTTGACCTTAAAACAATAACTGCCGATCCTGGGGCCATGTTTGCCTATAACAAGGCCAAAGTTAGCGTACCACAACGTAAAACATCGGCCGATATCAATCTTGGCTGGGACAATTCAAAACAACAACTTCAAGTGATATTGAAAGAGGGCGAATGGCAATATCCACAAGTGATTATTGATGGTGAACCCGATGTCAGTTTTAAGCTTAAACATATAGAGACAACTGAGGATGAGCAAGGGAGCAAGCAGCTGAAAGCCGTTTTCGACGGCAGTAGCTGGTTAGGTGAAGCTGATGTTATTGGTAAAAGTTTAAATATAACGCTAATCGAAGCGGAAAATGCTATTGAATATACTGCGGTTGTGACGGCCGCGGAGATTGTCAACCACAGCTCTCCATTATGGACAATGATGCTGATAGCGTTGCTTGGTGGTTTAATCCTAAACGTGATGCCATGTGTTTTACCAGTATTGGGGATGAAGTTAAGTGCTGTAGTGGCGGCGCCGGATCTTAATAAAACCCAAATTAGGCAGCAATTTTTAGCATCAGCGCTAGGAATTCTGGTGTCATTTTGGCTATTAGCGGGCTTTATCCTAACTTTAAAAATGACTGGCCAGGCGATAGGTTGGGGCGTGCAGTTCCAAAACCCATGGTTTATTGGCTTTATGGCGCTGGTTACCTCTGTATTTGCCATCAATATGCTAGGCGCATTTGAGATCAACCTGCCGTCTAGCTTGCAAACTAAGCTTGCCACAAGTGGTGGCAATGATAACCGCGGCCACTTCTTGCAAGGCATGTTTGCCACACTATTAGCTACGCCCTGTAGTGCGCCGTTTTTAGGAACAGCAGTCGCCTTTGCCTTAGGGGCTGACGTGGTGAGCCTGTTTGTTATTTTCACCGCATTAGCTGTAGGAATGGCATTGCCTTGGTTATTGGTGGCGGCTGCTCCTCAAGTGGCAAATTACTTTCCAAAACCTGGCCGTTGGATGAGTGTGGTTAAAGTTATTTTTGCAGGCTTACTGTTACTCACCAGCCTTTGGTTAATTAGCTTGTTAGCCAACTTCATCTCTGCAGGTATTCTTTGGGGTGTTGCAGCGATATTACTGCTGTTATTTATCGTGTTGATGGCAAGGCTACATGGCGCGGCAGCGGTCATTGCCAGTGTTAGCATGGCGATTCTCATTAGTGCAATAACAGCGTTTGCAACATCAGATAATTGGGCGCGTCCGCTACCTACTGATTTAAGTTGGACACCACTTCAACAAAGTGACATTCAGGCACAAGTTGCCAAAGGGCAAACTGTGTTTGTGGATGTCACGGCAGATTGGTGTATCACCTGTAAAGCCAACAAAGTAGGTGTGATTTTGCAAGATCCAGTCTACAGCCGTTTAAAGCAAGCTGATATGGAGCTTGTCATTGGTGACTGGACTAAGCCATCTGCACCAATAACTAACTATTTGCAAAGTCATAATCGCTATGGTGTGCCGTTTAATGTGGTTTATGGACCCAATGCGCCTGATGGAATCGAGTTGCCGGTAATCCTTACAGCAAAGCAAGTGATCGATGCGATCAATCAAGCTTCAGCTCAATTGTAA
- the prmC gene encoding peptide chain release factor N(5)-glutamine methyltransferase — MQLTISGALKWASSQLETISDSAMLDAEVMLLHIINKPRSYLYTWPERDLDSAQVSEFKQMLAKRLRGNPIAHIVGEREFWSLPFRVNPTTLIPRPDTEILVETALNLPLAENARVLDLGTGTGAIALSLAHERNEWQVCAIDKVEEAVALAIENRVNLKLEHVDVFQSDWFDAVECYDFNLIVSNPPYIDEEDEHLSQGDVRFEPQSALTAPLKGFADLFHIANCARDYLAPGGYLLLEHGYQQAIELREKLIELGFENVATVRDFGSNDRCTIGRWPR, encoded by the coding sequence TTGCAATTGACTATATCAGGGGCCCTAAAGTGGGCCTCTTCTCAATTAGAGACTATTTCAGATTCGGCTATGCTGGATGCTGAAGTGATGCTGCTGCATATTATTAATAAGCCACGCAGTTACCTCTATACTTGGCCTGAAAGAGACTTAGATTCGGCGCAAGTCTCTGAGTTTAAACAGATGCTGGCCAAGCGCCTCCGGGGAAACCCCATCGCGCATATTGTTGGTGAGCGAGAGTTTTGGTCACTGCCATTTAGAGTCAACCCAACCACTTTGATCCCAAGGCCTGACACCGAAATCTTAGTCGAAACGGCGCTCAATCTTCCTTTAGCTGAGAATGCGCGGGTATTGGACTTGGGCACTGGCACTGGCGCGATCGCGCTGTCATTAGCGCACGAGCGTAATGAATGGCAAGTGTGCGCCATCGATAAGGTTGAAGAGGCGGTTGCGCTAGCGATTGAGAATCGAGTTAACCTAAAACTTGAACATGTTGACGTGTTTCAAAGTGATTGGTTCGATGCGGTCGAATGTTACGACTTTAACTTGATTGTGTCTAACCCGCCATATATCGACGAAGAAGATGAGCACCTATCACAAGGCGATGTGCGATTTGAGCCGCAAAGTGCCCTAACTGCTCCGTTAAAAGGCTTTGCCGATCTGTTTCATATCGCCAATTGTGCCCGTGATTATTTAGCCCCTGGCGGTTACTTGTTACTGGAGCATGGCTACCAACAAGCGATTGAACTGAGAGAAAAGTTGATTGAACTAGGCTTTGAGAATGTCGCGACTGTTAGAGACTTTGGCAGTAATGACCGTTGCACCATAGGTCGTTGGCCAAGATAG
- the prfA gene encoding peptide chain release factor 1 gives MKDSVIRKLEGLLERNEEVLALLSDAGIIADQERFRALSKEYSQLEDVVKAFKSFQQAEEDLESAKEMMEEDDAELKEMAQEEYKAAKETIETLESELQILLLPKDPNDDNNCFIEIRAGAGGDEAAIFAGDLFRMYSKYAESNRWQIEVMNTNEGEHGGFKEVIAKISGEGVYGKLKFESGGHRVQRVPETESQGRVHTSACTVIVLPEIPEAEAIEINKADLKVDTFRASGAGGQHVNKTDSAIRITHIPTGIVVECQDQRSQHKNRAQAMSVLSARIQAVEDEKRRSEEDSTRRNLVSSGDRSERIRTYNFPQGRVSEHRINLTLYRLGEFMEGDIDVVIEPLIQETQADMLAALGEG, from the coding sequence ATGAAGGACAGTGTAATTCGCAAGCTTGAAGGCTTGCTTGAACGTAATGAAGAAGTATTGGCGCTACTAAGTGATGCAGGCATTATTGCCGATCAAGAGCGTTTTCGCGCCTTGTCTAAAGAATATTCTCAACTAGAGGATGTTGTTAAAGCTTTTAAATCTTTTCAGCAAGCAGAAGAAGACCTTGAGTCTGCTAAAGAGATGATGGAAGAGGATGATGCCGAGCTGAAAGAGATGGCTCAAGAAGAGTATAAAGCGGCCAAAGAGACGATAGAAACGTTAGAATCTGAGCTACAAATTCTGCTACTTCCAAAAGATCCTAATGATGATAATAACTGTTTTATCGAAATTCGCGCTGGTGCGGGTGGTGATGAAGCGGCTATTTTTGCTGGCGATTTGTTCCGTATGTACAGCAAGTATGCTGAAAGCAACCGTTGGCAAATTGAAGTCATGAACACCAACGAAGGTGAACATGGCGGCTTTAAAGAAGTGATTGCTAAAATCAGTGGTGAAGGCGTATACGGTAAACTGAAATTTGAATCTGGTGGGCATCGTGTGCAACGTGTTCCAGAAACAGAATCTCAAGGCCGAGTACATACTTCAGCTTGTACAGTGATCGTTTTACCAGAAATCCCTGAAGCTGAAGCGATTGAGATCAATAAAGCAGACTTAAAAGTTGATACTTTCCGAGCATCAGGTGCGGGCGGACAGCACGTCAACAAAACTGATTCTGCGATTCGTATTACTCACATTCCAACTGGGATTGTTGTTGAGTGCCAAGACCAACGCTCGCAGCACAAAAACCGTGCTCAAGCGATGAGTGTTCTTTCTGCTCGAATTCAAGCGGTTGAAGATGAAAAGCGCCGTAGTGAAGAAGATAGTACTCGTCGTAACTTAGTCAGTAGTGGTGACCGTTCAGAACGTATTCGTACTTATAACTTCCCACAAGGTCGAGTGAGCGAGCATCGCATAAACCTTACCTTATACCGCTTAGGCGAATTTATGGAAGGTGATATCGATGTGGTGATTGAACCTCTAATCCAAGAAACCCAAGCTGATATGCTTGCAGCTCTTGGCGAAGGTTAA
- the hemA gene encoding glutamyl-tRNA reductase, which produces MSLVAIGINHKTATVDLREKVAFAPDRIHDAMKSLATHTQSGEAVIISTCNRTELYCNNGEEADVVQWLEDYHQLSHADVEPCLYQFKDQEAVKHLMRVSAGLDSLILGEPQILGQVKQSFVKAKEAGTVATTMDRLFQNTFSVAKKIRTETEIGAAAVSVAFAAVSMAKHIFSSLSTTQVLLVGAGETIELVARHLKDNGVKTMVVANRTISRAEAMCDEFGATAITLEQIPDFLPKADIVISSTASPLPILGKGMVEKALKQRRHQPMLLVDIAVPRDIEAEVADLDDAFLYTVDDLQSIIEQNMASRREAAEQAELIADDQSYQFMEWIRSLESVDSIREYRTQSMAIKDELVERAVNKLAQGGNSEQVLLELANKLTNKLIHAPTQALTAASRQGDLNSLGQLRTMLGLDKD; this is translated from the coding sequence ATGAGCCTTGTAGCAATCGGAATAAATCATAAAACGGCCACGGTCGACCTACGTGAGAAAGTCGCTTTCGCACCAGACAGAATTCATGATGCTATGAAGAGTCTTGCAACGCACACTCAGTCGGGCGAAGCCGTCATTATCTCTACCTGTAATCGCACAGAGCTTTACTGTAACAACGGTGAAGAGGCTGACGTTGTCCAATGGTTAGAAGATTATCATCAACTTTCTCATGCCGATGTAGAGCCCTGTCTGTATCAATTTAAGGATCAGGAAGCGGTTAAACATTTAATGCGCGTTTCTGCTGGACTGGACTCGTTGATCTTGGGCGAGCCTCAAATCTTAGGTCAAGTTAAACAGTCTTTTGTAAAAGCTAAAGAAGCGGGCACTGTTGCAACCACAATGGATCGCTTATTTCAGAACACTTTTTCAGTGGCTAAAAAGATTCGAACCGAGACTGAGATCGGGGCTGCTGCTGTATCGGTTGCCTTTGCTGCTGTGAGTATGGCTAAGCATATCTTTTCATCGCTGAGCACCACGCAGGTATTACTTGTAGGCGCAGGTGAGACCATAGAGTTAGTGGCACGTCATTTAAAAGATAATGGCGTTAAAACAATGGTGGTGGCAAACCGAACAATTTCACGTGCTGAAGCCATGTGTGACGAGTTCGGTGCAACTGCAATTACACTCGAACAGATCCCAGACTTTCTCCCTAAGGCCGATATCGTGATATCCTCTACGGCTAGCCCATTACCGATCCTTGGTAAAGGCATGGTAGAAAAAGCGCTTAAGCAGCGTCGTCATCAACCTATGTTGTTGGTAGATATAGCAGTTCCTCGAGATATTGAGGCCGAAGTAGCGGATCTGGATGATGCGTTTCTATACACCGTCGATGACCTGCAAAGCATCATTGAACAGAATATGGCTTCTCGAAGAGAGGCTGCCGAGCAAGCAGAATTAATTGCAGACGATCAATCTTATCAGTTTATGGAGTGGATCCGCTCATTAGAGTCGGTTGACAGTATCCGTGAATATCGTACTCAAAGTATGGCGATAAAAGATGAATTGGTAGAGCGAGCGGTCAACAAGTTGGCCCAAGGTGGTAATAGCGAGCAAGTGTTACTTGAACTTGCTAATAAGCTGACCAATAAATTGATCCATGCACCGACCCAAGCGCTTACTGCTGCGAGTCGCCAAGGTGATCTCAATTCACTTGGACAATTAAGGACGATGCTCGGACTAGATAAAGACTAA
- the lolB gene encoding lipoprotein insertase outer membrane protein LolB, translating to MNNLSSFTKNTYAWVILSFIFISGCSTTIPDNLVPVSVEQAEQAQAWEMQGKLAVRTADDKFSTNLYWLHTQTSDELTLTTMLGTTVLSLSSTAGDTLLELDGKTYTDTNAQRLLARITGWTIPIDALPLWITGQLSEGDKVMSQDSLNRPIKLINLNQRPAWEVSFKSWQTQSGAELPRLLEINRDDIRLKIQVSKWQALLPEKQIVTNQPNSTANESSL from the coding sequence ATGAATAATTTGAGCAGCTTCACAAAAAACACTTATGCATGGGTGATATTGAGCTTTATTTTCATTAGCGGTTGCTCAACTACCATACCAGACAACTTAGTTCCCGTCTCTGTCGAGCAGGCCGAACAAGCGCAAGCTTGGGAAATGCAAGGCAAACTTGCGGTGCGTACCGCTGACGATAAATTTAGTACGAATCTGTATTGGTTGCACACACAAACTTCCGATGAGTTAACACTAACCACAATGTTAGGTACTACGGTACTGAGTTTATCCAGTACTGCCGGTGATACATTATTAGAACTCGATGGTAAGACCTATACCGATACCAATGCCCAACGCCTACTCGCGCGTATTACCGGTTGGACGATTCCTATCGATGCCTTACCGCTTTGGATCACAGGACAACTCAGCGAGGGGGATAAAGTGATGAGCCAAGATTCACTCAATCGTCCTATCAAGCTCATCAATTTAAATCAACGTCCTGCTTGGGAAGTCAGCTTTAAGAGTTGGCAAACCCAAAGTGGCGCTGAGTTACCGCGATTGCTAGAGATAAATCGTGATGATATTCGACTTAAAATTCAGGTCAGTAAGTGGCAAGCTCTTCTTCCTGAAAAACAAATAGTGACCAATCAACCAAATTCCACTGCCAATGAGTCTTCTTTATGA
- the ispE gene encoding 4-(cytidine 5'-diphospho)-2-C-methyl-D-erythritol kinase, whose translation MTAALSLGWPAPAKLNLFLHINGRREDGYHELQTLFQFIEHCDFLDFKVTENTNLKLHSNMSTVVADNDNLILRAAKSLQEYSQCQQGAEIWLDKRLPMGGGLGGGSSDAATTLVALNSLWGLNIPIDELAKIGLKLGADVPVFINGFSAFAEGVGEQLQPVYPPQPWYLVVVPDVHVSTAEIFQDPALPRNTPKHSLTSLMESPWKNDCQELVAKHSPQVAKALAWLLEYAPSRMTGTGACVFGQFEQEQQAKDALAKLPTSMNGFVAKGANKSPLMLRLAQC comes from the coding sequence ATGACAGCAGCACTTTCATTAGGTTGGCCTGCACCAGCCAAACTCAACCTTTTCCTGCATATCAATGGTCGCCGCGAAGATGGTTATCACGAACTGCAAACACTGTTTCAATTTATCGAGCATTGTGACTTTCTCGACTTTAAGGTTACTGAGAACACAAATTTGAAACTGCATTCAAATATGTCTACTGTTGTCGCCGATAACGATAACTTAATTCTGCGAGCCGCAAAATCGTTGCAAGAGTATAGCCAATGCCAACAAGGCGCTGAAATTTGGTTAGATAAACGCTTGCCCATGGGAGGCGGTTTAGGTGGAGGTTCATCCGATGCGGCAACCACTTTAGTCGCACTAAATTCGCTTTGGGGGCTGAATATCCCCATAGATGAACTTGCCAAAATAGGACTAAAGCTTGGCGCTGATGTCCCTGTTTTTATTAATGGTTTCTCAGCTTTTGCTGAAGGTGTTGGTGAGCAATTACAGCCCGTTTACCCTCCTCAGCCTTGGTACCTTGTAGTGGTGCCAGATGTGCATGTATCAACAGCCGAAATTTTCCAAGATCCAGCATTGCCTCGCAATACTCCCAAGCATTCATTAACTTCCTTAATGGAAAGCCCATGGAAAAATGATTGCCAAGAACTGGTCGCAAAACACTCTCCCCAAGTTGCCAAAGCCTTAGCGTGGCTGCTAGAATATGCGCCGTCCAGAATGACCGGAACCGGAGCATGTGTTTTCGGTCAATTCGAACAGGAGCAACAAGCTAAAGACGCCTTGGCAAAACTGCCTACGTCGATGAATGGCTTTGTTGCCAAAGGGGCAAATAAATCGCCATTAATGCTGAGATTAGCTCAGTGTTAA
- a CDS encoding ribose-phosphate pyrophosphokinase, whose amino-acid sequence MPDIKLFAGNATPSLAKKIADRLFCKLGDAEVGVFSDGEISVQINENVRGADVFIIQSTCAPTNDNLMELIVMVDALRRASAGRITAVIPYFGYARQDRRVRSARVPITAKVVADFLSSVGVDRVLTCDLHAEQIQGFFDVPVDNVFGSPVLLEDMLAKNLENPVVVSPDIGGVVRARAVAKLLDDSDLAIIDKRRPQANVAQVMHIIGDVQGRDCIIVDDMIDTGGTLCKAAEALKEHGANRVFAYATHPVFSGNAAKNIAESVIDEVIVTDTIPLSPEIAALEKVSQLTMSTVMAEAIRRVSNEESISAMFKH is encoded by the coding sequence GTGCCTGACATTAAACTTTTTGCCGGTAACGCAACACCTAGTCTCGCTAAGAAGATAGCCGATCGTCTATTTTGTAAACTTGGAGACGCAGAAGTAGGCGTTTTCAGTGACGGCGAAATCAGTGTCCAGATAAATGAAAATGTACGTGGTGCGGATGTATTCATCATTCAATCTACTTGTGCGCCGACTAACGACAACCTAATGGAACTTATCGTTATGGTTGACGCACTTCGTCGTGCTTCTGCTGGTCGTATTACGGCAGTTATCCCTTACTTCGGTTATGCTCGCCAAGACCGTCGTGTTCGCAGTGCTCGTGTACCAATTACCGCAAAAGTCGTTGCAGATTTCCTTTCAAGCGTTGGTGTTGACCGCGTATTGACATGTGATTTACACGCAGAACAAATCCAAGGTTTCTTTGACGTTCCTGTTGATAACGTATTCGGTAGCCCTGTGTTACTTGAAGATATGTTAGCAAAGAATTTAGAGAACCCAGTGGTTGTCTCTCCAGATATCGGTGGCGTAGTACGTGCTCGTGCGGTCGCTAAGCTTCTTGACGATTCTGACTTAGCAATTATCGACAAACGTCGTCCACAAGCAAACGTTGCCCAAGTAATGCATATTATTGGTGATGTTCAGGGCCGTGACTGCATCATTGTTGATGACATGATTGATACTGGCGGAACGCTTTGTAAAGCGGCTGAAGCATTAAAAGAGCACGGTGCAAACCGCGTATTTGCTTATGCAACTCACCCAGTATTCTCAGGTAATGCAGCGAAAAATATCGCTGAGTCTGTCATCGATGAAGTGATTGTTACTGATACGATCCCATTAAGCCCTGAAATTGCAGCGCTTGAAAAAGTTTCTCAGCTAACCATGTCTACGGTTATGGCTGAAGCTATTCGTCGCGTAAGCAACGAAGAGTCAATCTCAGCGATGTTTAAGCACTAA
- a CDS encoding winged helix-turn-helix domain-containing protein, with translation MKITEFLIIDLDARDLVDLRTTERHALSLAELEVLKCLVSHVGDVVSKEQLNTAGWPGRVVAPSSLTQCMSSLRKKLVAQTDIELKNIPRYGYSLCIVDEHDIATDETKAETVSTAVQPQTEEGHVAFKSKRLNINLASRIVWSTLVVLAGIIITLHFSGGLKKAVNYIALLAKPQIAAITTQNFEFNHTSSLVSKVFLDSQSTDTSQQATSADELIANWFNYEDVLAASSEKQLFTYDNGQYESIALCNDFGSTCSDRQPLNLVRTADAPVTPLDIQWLADTKLRMEQVTYNKILLDKFETENSGVVEDVYRADVYYYSDTKNVVRADVRLSMIFDSDNRGKLVAAACITDDMLREISIRYQFSGDFKLKQSLIDGKVVKTFLVDVDERSFTSPQQVSKESATIYREIRKNVLQNEQMVIRQVYQDDDSGVWMLPLWGETMVWAHREQVSL, from the coding sequence GTGAAAATTACCGAATTTTTAATTATAGATTTAGATGCAAGAGACTTAGTCGATTTGCGCACGACAGAACGGCATGCTCTTTCTCTTGCTGAATTAGAAGTTTTAAAATGCTTAGTCAGCCATGTAGGTGACGTTGTAAGCAAAGAGCAATTGAATACTGCGGGTTGGCCTGGGCGTGTTGTCGCACCCTCATCTTTAACCCAGTGCATGAGCAGTTTGAGAAAAAAGCTGGTGGCACAAACTGACATCGAGCTGAAGAATATTCCACGTTATGGCTATAGTTTGTGTATCGTTGATGAACACGATATTGCTACTGATGAAACTAAGGCGGAAACGGTATCAACCGCTGTTCAACCACAGACTGAAGAGGGGCATGTTGCATTTAAGAGTAAGCGTCTTAATATCAATCTAGCAAGCCGCATAGTATGGTCTACGCTGGTCGTTTTGGCTGGCATTATCATCACGCTGCATTTTTCTGGTGGGCTGAAAAAGGCTGTTAATTATATTGCGCTTCTCGCCAAGCCACAGATCGCAGCCATCACAACTCAAAATTTTGAGTTTAATCATACTTCTTCTCTAGTCAGTAAGGTCTTCTTAGATTCACAATCAACCGACACCTCTCAGCAAGCGACGAGCGCTGATGAGCTGATTGCGAACTGGTTCAATTATGAAGACGTCCTAGCTGCTTCCAGTGAAAAACAGTTATTTACTTATGACAATGGTCAGTATGAGTCAATAGCACTGTGTAATGACTTTGGCAGCACTTGCAGTGATAGGCAGCCACTTAACTTAGTGAGGACTGCTGATGCGCCAGTGACCCCGCTAGACATTCAGTGGTTGGCTGATACTAAACTGAGGATGGAGCAAGTTACCTATAACAAGATTTTGCTCGACAAGTTTGAAACAGAGAATAGCGGCGTGGTTGAAGATGTTTATCGGGCGGATGTTTATTACTACTCAGATACAAAAAATGTTGTCAGAGCCGATGTTAGATTATCAATGATATTTGATTCAGATAACCGCGGTAAGCTGGTGGCTGCAGCTTGTATAACCGATGATATGCTCAGAGAGATCTCGATAAGGTATCAATTTAGCGGTGACTTTAAACTGAAGCAGTCTCTTATTGATGGCAAAGTCGTCAAAACATTTCTAGTCGACGTTGATGAGCGCAGCTTTACCAGCCCTCAGCAAGTTTCAAAGGAATCGGCAACGATTTATAGAGAGATCCGCAAGAACGTTTTGCAGAATGAGCAGATGGTGATCAGACAGGTTTACCAAGATGATGATAGCGGTGTATGGATGCTTCCCCTCTGGGGAGAGACAATGGTCTGGGCGCATAGAGAGCAAGTGTCGCTATAA